The region TTGCCTATAACATAAAAATGATGGAAGGAGATTAAAATTGCCGAAAAGACAGAAATTTTCCATCCATGCGCCCCGCGATGAAATCCTCATGTATGATCCACAACTTGAATTTGGTCCTCACCTTTCACCATTCACGGGGCGCTATGTCCGCACAAACAGATCCGATCAAGGAAACGGCCCAGGCCGATGCGGAACGCGCCGCCGATCTCAGCGAGTTGCTCGGTCATGTCAACACCAGCTGGGACAATGAACGGCGCGCCCTGTCGCGCCAGCTGCATGACAGCCTCGGTTCTTCGCTGACGGCGCTGACCATGCACTTGTCGCTGCTGACGCAAAAGATGCCGCAGGAAGCCGCCTTGCTCGACCGCGCGGCGACCATGAAGCAATTGCTGCTGAACGTGATCGAAACCAACCGCCAGATGCAGATGAAGCTGTGGAACGACAAGCTCGAGTTTCTCGGCGTGAATGTAGCGCTGGGCGAGCTGGCCGCGCAATTTGCCGAACAGCACAAGATCGCCGTGCGCTGCAGCCTGCCCGAAGATGAACTGATTTGCCCGCGCAACGTGGGCGTGGCCCTGCTGCGCACCCTGGAAGAAGCGCTCGGCAACATCGCCGCGCACGCCCACGCCACGCAGGTGGACATCATCATCGATGACAATGACGAGGCACTGATGATGACCGTCAAGGATGACGGCGTGGGGCTGCCAGCGAGCGAACACGTCGAAATGAGCAAACACGGCCTG is a window of Janthinobacterium rivuli DNA encoding:
- a CDS encoding sensor histidine kinase; translation: MSAQTDPIKETAQADAERAADLSELLGHVNTSWDNERRALSRQLHDSLGSSLTALTMHLSLLTQKMPQEAALLDRAATMKQLLLNVIETNRQMQMKLWNDKLEFLGVNVALGELAAQFAEQHKIAVRCSLPEDELICPRNVGVALLRTLEEALGNIAAHAHATQVDIIIDDNDEALMMTVKDDGVGLPASEHVEMSKHGLRAVRERVHYLGGTLSLAANPQGGTALTVVLPRITPKE